One window from the genome of Leptospira wolffii serovar Khorat str. Khorat-H2 encodes:
- a CDS encoding DUF2147 domain-containing protein: MKRIQLFLFSLLFLSFFAGLSADPLPVTGVWRTYSDDGKEESTVEIYEQGGKIYGKVTGLVDPNDKDGKPARCTACEGAEKDKPVLGLVIIKGLQADGDKWSGGRILDPNDGVWYKCLLKAVEGGKKLEVRGYVGFSLIGRSQYWVKK, translated from the coding sequence ATGAAGAGAATTCAACTATTCCTTTTCTCCCTTTTATTTCTTTCCTTTTTCGCGGGATTATCCGCGGATCCTCTACCCGTTACGGGAGTGTGGAGAACTTATAGCGACGACGGTAAGGAAGAATCCACCGTAGAGATCTACGAGCAAGGCGGAAAAATCTACGGTAAGGTCACCGGCCTAGTGGATCCGAACGATAAGGACGGAAAGCCGGCTCGTTGTACCGCTTGCGAGGGAGCCGAAAAGGATAAACCCGTACTCGGACTCGTTATCATCAAAGGACTTCAGGCGGACGGGGACAAATGGTCCGGAGGACGCATTCTGGATCCGAACGACGGAGTCTGGTATAAATGTCTTTTGAAAGCGGTCGAAGGCGGAAAAAAATTGGAAGTTCGCGGTTATGTGGGCTTCTCTCTAATCGGCAGATCCCAATATTGGGTCAAGAAATAA
- a CDS encoding DMT family transporter: MKRFENEAALIFCTLIWGGTFTATKLSLVSVSSCLFIGIRFAIASLVFVLYLFWKKEKGVRIFPNFSENRRGYTLAFLLGFWMFVGFAFETIGLKYTTATKSAFLTGTLVVITPILQTVFYRRIPSWGNLLGVLIVLLGLFFLSSENSGGNAGFKMSEHLGDILTLGGAFFFSLYIIYMDKASGVCSLEILLLSQTLVTSLFSFLLAFLLDWGGIESLFIRLDSNVMPALFYNGLISSVGTTFLQTKYQKGISPTRAGLIFSLEPVFSAILAFYILDERLASVGLIGCGLVLTGVVLAELLGKEKK; this comes from the coding sequence GTGAAAAGATTCGAAAACGAAGCCGCTTTGATTTTTTGTACGTTGATTTGGGGAGGTACGTTTACCGCCACCAAACTGAGTCTTGTATCCGTTTCTTCCTGTCTCTTTATAGGAATCCGATTTGCGATCGCTTCCTTGGTATTCGTACTATATTTATTTTGGAAAAAAGAAAAGGGAGTCAGGATATTTCCGAATTTCTCCGAGAATCGCAGGGGTTATACTCTGGCTTTTCTTCTGGGGTTTTGGATGTTTGTGGGATTCGCATTCGAGACGATAGGCCTCAAATACACTACTGCGACCAAGTCCGCCTTTCTCACTGGAACCTTGGTTGTGATCACTCCCATTCTCCAAACCGTTTTTTACAGGAGAATTCCTAGTTGGGGAAATCTATTAGGAGTTCTTATCGTACTCTTAGGACTATTCTTTCTATCTTCCGAAAACTCCGGAGGAAATGCCGGATTTAAAATGTCCGAACATCTGGGGGATATTCTCACTTTGGGCGGGGCGTTCTTTTTTTCCTTATACATCATTTACATGGATAAGGCGAGCGGCGTTTGCAGTCTGGAGATTCTACTCTTATCCCAGACTCTGGTGACGAGTCTATTCTCCTTTTTATTGGCATTTCTTTTGGATTGGGGAGGAATCGAGTCCTTATTTATCCGTTTGGATTCGAACGTTATGCCTGCATTATTCTATAACGGTTTGATCTCGTCCGTCGGAACTACTTTCTTGCAGACGAAATACCAAAAAGGGATCTCTCCGACTCGTGCGGGTTTGATTTTTTCCTTGGAGCCCGTATTCTCGGCTATTTTGGCGTTCTATATTTTGGATGAGAGGCTTGCGAGCGTCGGGTTAATCGGTTGCGGACTGGTTCTTACCGGCGTAGTTCTCGCAGAACTCCTGGGTAAGGAAAAAAAGTGA
- a CDS encoding DUF2147 domain-containing protein, with protein sequence MRKSLVLFAVLAAFLAGESAFANPLPVVGKWKTIDDEDGTEKSTVEIYEQGGKLYGKIVSLRDPLDKDGKPKVCTKCEGADKDKPVVGLVFLKGLSADGDEYTGGTIMDPNNGKTYKCKLKAVDGGAKLNVRGFIGFSLIGRTQTWLKK encoded by the coding sequence ATGAGAAAATCACTCGTTCTATTTGCCGTTTTGGCTGCATTTCTCGCAGGCGAATCTGCATTTGCGAATCCGCTTCCTGTGGTAGGAAAGTGGAAAACCATCGATGATGAAGATGGTACCGAGAAATCCACCGTCGAGATCTATGAGCAAGGCGGCAAGCTCTACGGTAAGATCGTCAGCCTCCGGGATCCTCTGGATAAGGACGGCAAACCGAAAGTTTGCACCAAATGCGAAGGTGCGGATAAGGACAAGCCTGTCGTAGGATTGGTCTTCTTAAAGGGACTATCTGCGGACGGAGACGAATATACCGGTGGGACGATCATGGATCCGAACAACGGTAAAACATATAAATGCAAACTAAAAGCCGTCGACGGTGGTGCTAAATTGAACGTTAGAGGTTTTATCGGATTCTCTTTGATCGGTAGAACTCAAACCTGGCTTAAAAAATAA
- a CDS encoding M14 family zinc carboxypeptidase, with protein MSGPIRFHNLVLVSLIAFWNCSLRERIPARPLNDGSTSVLLKIENRSKEDFRKLTDGKVPFTYTEKDASYAVVLKSDLKAFGFPKDGIGIAKNLPFKYYSGNYQDLLSESIFALGDVRKGYKDNILNSHYLYWVHRLFPNHTEYKVIGKTSRGREIPALVLTDRGVSEEGKISVLFNCAHHSNEVISVEHCYDVLFEILSTKRKHADLLSRLKIWVVPIVNPDGSRAFWHETIGQGRKNGAFGSAADKENPGVDLNRNYPFFWGKTKSNQTSSVSSSVFYRGPYPASEPETRAMMELAERERFAASISYHAFANCILVPYSIDGTMNPDPDLAWDLGKRIASQIESKNPNHSFSAKKNIYPVDGVDQDYYFFKYGTLAYLLESSHLNPPYSDVPKILESMRPAWRLLLEEIIDGDKLYFKIKGEDGKALAARVYYENINFFHGEERSSRKEDGVFFQSFPALRKIKLRVEKEGYEPLRWEGQTWKSWIPVELIMKRSVPSG; from the coding sequence GTGTCGGGTCCGATTCGATTCCATAACTTAGTCCTAGTTTCCCTGATCGCATTCTGGAATTGTTCCCTTCGGGAAAGAATTCCAGCCCGTCCTTTGAACGACGGAAGCACGAGCGTGCTACTGAAAATCGAAAACAGGTCCAAGGAGGATTTCCGAAAACTCACGGATGGAAAAGTCCCCTTCACTTATACGGAGAAGGATGCTTCCTATGCGGTTGTCCTGAAATCGGATCTGAAGGCTTTCGGATTTCCAAAGGACGGAATCGGAATCGCTAAAAATCTTCCTTTCAAATACTATTCGGGAAATTATCAGGACCTTCTTTCCGAATCCATATTCGCACTCGGAGACGTCAGGAAGGGATACAAGGATAATATATTAAATTCTCATTATCTATACTGGGTTCATAGGCTTTTCCCGAATCATACGGAATATAAGGTGATCGGGAAGACCAGTCGCGGACGGGAGATCCCGGCTTTAGTTCTCACGGATAGGGGAGTTTCGGAAGAAGGAAAGATTTCCGTTTTATTCAATTGCGCCCATCATTCCAACGAAGTGATCTCAGTGGAGCATTGTTACGACGTCCTTTTCGAAATTCTTTCCACGAAAAGAAAGCATGCGGATTTGCTTTCCCGTTTGAAGATCTGGGTGGTTCCTATCGTGAATCCGGACGGCTCCCGGGCTTTTTGGCATGAGACCATCGGACAAGGTAGGAAAAACGGGGCCTTCGGTTCCGCCGCGGATAAGGAGAATCCAGGTGTGGATCTGAATCGAAACTATCCTTTCTTTTGGGGAAAGACTAAGTCCAACCAGACCTCTTCCGTTTCGAGTAGCGTATTTTATAGAGGCCCCTATCCCGCTTCGGAGCCGGAGACCCGTGCGATGATGGAGCTTGCCGAAAGGGAAAGATTCGCGGCTTCCATCAGTTATCACGCTTTCGCGAATTGCATTCTGGTTCCTTATTCCATAGACGGGACCATGAATCCGGATCCGGATCTTGCATGGGATTTAGGCAAGCGTATCGCCTCTCAGATAGAAAGTAAAAACCCGAATCATTCCTTCTCCGCTAAAAAGAACATCTACCCGGTGGACGGAGTGGACCAAGATTATTATTTCTTTAAGTATGGGACTCTGGCTTATCTCCTGGAATCCTCCCATCTGAATCCTCCGTATTCGGACGTTCCTAAGATTTTGGAATCCATGAGACCAGCTTGGAGATTGCTTTTGGAGGAGATTATAGACGGGGACAAATTGTATTTTAAGATCAAAGGCGAGGACGGCAAGGCCCTGGCCGCCAGAGTATATTATGAGAATATTAACTTCTTCCACGGAGAGGAGAGATCTTCCCGTAAAGAGGACGGAGTATTCTTCCAATCCTTTCCCGCCTTGCGTAAAATTAAACTCAGAGTCGAAAAGGAAGGTTACGAGCCCCTGCGTTGGGAAGGGCAGACTTGGAAGTCCTGGATTCCCGTGGAACTGATAATGAAGAGAAGCGTTCCATCCGGCTGA